In Strigops habroptila isolate Jane chromosome 4, bStrHab1.2.pri, whole genome shotgun sequence, a single genomic region encodes these proteins:
- the EEF2KMT gene encoding protein-lysine N-methyltransferase EEF2KMT: MAGPELGLRFQRCFLAARQLRSFPWPEFEHSLRTSPDSSLLLDVLHRTILHPLCVKYPPSVRYRRCFLTELIKKHESTPAEPLDELYDALAAILNEEESTHCYKNYLLPTGEYVTLSESVAVISGGTTGLVTWEAALHLAEWALQNPTGFRNRTVLELGSGIGFTGIAICKTCNPKTYIFSDYHHRVLQQLKENICLNGFVLELEAAQHIQLESGGQEAEGTNHQTPKVIVAELEWGSVTENQLLALQPDVIIAADVVYDPEIIGALVGLLQQLSTSRADRKPPEVYTAFTVRNPDTYHLFQAQLDKAEIGWQIIPAHSNRVFLCDVQSNVTILQLFI, translated from the exons CGGCCCGGCAGCTCCGCTCCTTCCCCTGGCCG GAATTTGAGCATAGCCTGCGGACCTCGCCGGactcctccctgctcctggatGTTCTGCACAGG ACCATTCTCCACCCTTTGTGTGTGAAATATCCCCCTTCAGTCCGGTACAGAAGATGCTTTCTAACTGAACTCATCAAAAAG CACGAATCCACCCCAGCTGAGCCTCTGGATGAACTGTACGATGCACTGGCAgctattttaaatgaagaagaatCTACTCACTGTTACAAAAACTACTTACTG CCTACAGGAGAGTACGTCACCCTTTCTGAGAGCGTAGCAGTGATCTCTGGAGGAACCACGGGGCTCGTCACATGGGAGGCTGCTCTGCACCTCGCTGAGTGGGCACTGCAGAACCCCACAGGCTTCAGGAACAG GACAGTCTTGGAATTAGGAAGTGGAATCGGCTTCACTGGAATTGCCATCTGTAAAACCTGCAATCCCAAGACATACATATTTAGTGACTACCACCACCGTGTTCTccaacagctgaaggaaaacatctgtttgAATGGCTTTGTCCTGGAGCTTGAAGCTGCCCAGCATATCCAGCTGGAATCCGGAGGCCAGGAGGCAGAAGGAACAAATcaccaaaccccaaaagtaATTGTTGCAGAACTTGAGTGGGGCTCAGTTACAGAAAACCAGCTGTTGGCTCTTCAACCTGATGTCATCATTGCAGCAG ATGTGGTATATGATCCAGAGATCATTGGAGCCCTTGTTGGTCTGCTACAGCAACTCTCCACTTCCAGAGCAGACAGAAAACCTCCTGAAGTCTACACTGCTTTCACAGTCCGGAATCCAGACACCTATCACCTCTTCCAGGCTCAACTCG ATAAAGCTGAGATTGGGTGGCAGATTATTCCAGCCCACAGCAATCGTGTTTTCCTCTGTGATGTGCAGTCAAATGTAACTATTCTCCAGCTATTTATATAG